In Buchnera aphidicola (Ceratovacuna japonica), the genomic window TTAATTTTCTTTATATTATAATCTCTTTGAGAAAATAATCCTATTACTCTAGATAAAACACCTGATTTGTTTTCTAACAATATGTATAAAATTTTTCTCATAAATTTTTCCTAACATTTTTTTAATATCATATTATTCATACCTAATCCTTTTATTTGCATAGGATACACATGTTCTGAATAATCTACTTCTATATCTAAAAATACTAATTTTTTTTTTTTAGTTTTTTTTAAAGCATATTCTATTTTTTCATACAATTCTTTTTTTTTATATATTTTTATACCTATATGACCATATGATTTAGATAATTTAGAAAAATTTGGTAAAGATTTCATGTATGATTGTGAATATCTACTTGAATAATTTATATCTTGCCATTGTCTTACCATTCCTAATACATTATTATTTAAATTTATTATCAAAATGGGTATTTTATATTGTTTAGCAGTAGATAGTTCTTGTATATTCATTTGAATGCTTCCATCTCCTGTTATGCATATCACATTTTTTTTAGGAAATGCTAATTTAACTCCTAAAGCTGCAGGAAAACCAAAACCCATAGTTCCTAAACCACCTGAATTTATCCAATGTCTTGGTTTTATAAAAGAATAATGTAAAGCTGTAAACATTTGATGTTGCCCTACATCAGATGTGATATATGCATTTCCTCTAGTTATTTTCCATATAGTTTCTATAACATATTGCGGTTTTATTTTTTTTGAGGATTTTTTATATTTTAAACTATTTATTCCTCTCCACAATTGTATTTTTTTCCACCAATTCTTTATATTATTTTTATATTTCTTAATTTTTAATATTTTTATTATTTTTTTTATAACATACTTTGCATCTCCTACAATAGATATTTTTGGTTTAATAGTTTTAGATATTGATGTAGGATCTATATCTATGTGTATAATTTCTGAATTAGGACAATATTTAGAAATATTATTTGTAGTTCTATCATCAAATCTAACTCCTATTGCTAGTATTACATCAGAATAATGCATTGCCATATTTGCTTCATAAGTTCCATGCATGCCAAGCATTCCTAAACATTGTTCATGTCTACCAGAAATTGATCCTAAACCCATTAAAGATGTAGTTATAGGAAAATTTAATTTTTCTAATAAAGTTAATAAATATTTGCTACAATTAGAATGTATTACTCCTCCTCCAACATATACAATAGGTTTTTTAGATTTTTTTAATTTTGTAAATATTTTTTTTATTTTTTTATATTTTACAAGTTTTTTATTATTAAATTTTATGTTTTTTTTTTTTATAAAAAATATTTTTTTTTTAATATTATTAGATAATATATTTTTAGGAATGTCTATTACAACTGGCCCTGCTCTACCTGAAGATGCTATATGAAAAGATTTTTCAAATGTTTTATATATTTCTGATGTATCTTTTATTAAAAAACTATGTTTTACTATTGGTCTAGATATTCCTATCATATCACATTCTTGAAAAGCATCACTTCCTATCAATGAAAAATCTACTTGACCTGATATTACTATGATCGGTATAGAATCCATATAAGCTGTTGCTATACCTGTGATTGCATTAGTTGCTCCAGGCCCCGAGGTAACTAATGCAACTCCTACTTTTCCTGTAGATCTAGCATATCCATCAGCCATATGTATTGCAGCTTGTTCATGTCTAACTAATATATGTTTTATATTTCCAATTCTTTTTATAGAATCATATATGTCAAGAACTGATCCTCCTGGATATCCAAATATATATTTTATTTTTTGTTTTATTAAAAATTTTACTACTATATCAGATCCTAACATATTTTTTCCTTTATAATAATTCTTAAAAATACAAATTTATATTTTTTTATAACAACATTTTATTTTACATATATTTTTTAATTTAGTAAAAATTTTAATAATAAATTTTTGATAAATTAATTTATTTTTTTTAAAAAAATATTTTATAATTTTTATTAATATATATTTATATAACAATTTTTATAAGTATTTTAGTTAAAATTTATTTTTTATATATTTTGTTTATTTATATAAAAATATTTATTAGTAAATATTATCATATAATTTTATAAAATGTTTTTAAAATATTTTTATAGGAGATTATAGTGTTATATTTTATCAAGAACTTTAAGACATACTTTTGTACAATTTTTTTAGTTTATTTGATTATTTTTGTTAATTCTGCTTTTTGTTATAAATATAAAAAAAATAACATACATAATGAATACATTCCTAGTTTATCAAAAACTATAGACAAAGTTATGCCATCTATAGTAAGTATAGATGCTGAAGGATCAAAATTATTTAATAAAAAAAAGAAAAAGAAAACAAATAATTATAAATTTAAAAACATATACAAACATAACAAAAAAAAATTTGAAAAAAAATATTTTAATTCTTTAGGATCAGGAATAATAATAGATTCAAAAAATGGTTATGTAGTTACTAATAGCCATGTTGTTAAAGATACATATAATATAGAAGTTAAATTAAATGATGGTAGAATATTTAAAGCAGAAATAATTGGTATAGATGATAGTTCTGACATAGCTTTAATAAAATTAAAAAAAGCAAATAATTTAGTGTCTATAAAATTTTTTGATTCTGATAAAGTTAGAGTAGGAGATTATACAATTGCTATAGGAAATCCATATGGATTAGAAAATACAGTAACATATGGAATTGTTTCTGCTATTGGTAGAAGCGGTCTTAATATTGAAAATTATGAAAATTTTATTCAAACAGATGCATCTATTAATAGAGGTAGTTCAGGGGGAGCTTTAATAAATTTAAATGGTCAGCTTATTGGATTAAATACTGCAATTTTGTCTCCAAAAGGAGGTAATATAGGAATAGGTTTTTCTATACCATCTAACATGGTAAAAAATTTAATAAATCAAATAAAAAAATATGGAAAAGTTCAAAAAAGAGAATTAGGTATAATAGGAATTGAAATTAATGAAGAAATATCAAATTCTATGAATTTGAATGTAAACAAAGGAATTTTTGTTAGTCAAGTTGTATCAGATTCAATTGCAGAAAAAACTGGTATAATTTCAGGAGATGTAATAATTTCAATGAATAAAAAATTAATAAAAAGCTTTCTTTCTTTTAAAGCAGACGTTTATTCTAATCCTATAGATAAAGAGATAGAATTAGAAATAATACAAAATGGAAAAATGAAAAAAATTTTTATAAAAAAAGAAGATTTTAAATTGTTTAATATGAACAATAAAAATATATATAAAAAAATACCAGGTTTATTAATATCTATTGTTAATAAAAATGGAAATAATTTTGTTAAAGTTAAATATGTAAAGTTTAATAGTTATGCATATAAAGCAGGATTTAGAAAAAATGATATTATAATAAATATAAATAATAATAATATATATAATTTTTCTACATTAGACAATTTTGTATCTAAAAAAAATTTTTTGTCAGTATTTTGTATAAAAAGAGGAAATAACAATATATATTTGTTTATGCAGTCTTAAAAGATCTTTTTTTTGTTCTTCCGATAAAACTTTGTCAGAAGAACAAAAAATATTTTTATTTAAATTTTCTTAAAATTTTGTTTATTTTTGTTTTATTTAATGTTTTATTATCTACTTTCTTTACTATTATTGCACAATATAAACTATGTGTATTATCTTTAGAAGGTATAGATCCAGGAACCACTACAGAGTTTTTTGGTACTTCTCCATAATGTATTTCACCAGTTT contains:
- a CDS encoding acetolactate synthase 3 large subunit, with the translated sequence MLGSDIVVKFLIKQKIKYIFGYPGGSVLDIYDSIKRIGNIKHILVRHEQAAIHMADGYARSTGKVGVALVTSGPGATNAITGIATAYMDSIPIIVISGQVDFSLIGSDAFQECDMIGISRPIVKHSFLIKDTSEIYKTFEKSFHIASSGRAGPVVIDIPKNILSNNIKKKIFFIKKKNIKFNNKKLVKYKKIKKIFTKLKKSKKPIVYVGGGVIHSNCSKYLLTLLEKLNFPITTSLMGLGSISGRHEQCLGMLGMHGTYEANMAMHYSDVILAIGVRFDDRTTNNISKYCPNSEIIHIDIDPTSISKTIKPKISIVGDAKYVIKKIIKILKIKKYKNNIKNWWKKIQLWRGINSLKYKKSSKKIKPQYVIETIWKITRGNAYITSDVGQHQMFTALHYSFIKPRHWINSGGLGTMGFGFPAALGVKLAFPKKNVICITGDGSIQMNIQELSTAKQYKIPILIINLNNNVLGMVRQWQDINYSSRYSQSYMKSLPNFSKLSKSYGHIGIKIYKKKELYEKIEYALKKTKKKKLVFLDIEVDYSEHVYPMQIKGLGMNNMILKKC
- the degP gene encoding serine endoprotease DegP, with protein sequence MIIFVNSAFCYKYKKNNIHNEYIPSLSKTIDKVMPSIVSIDAEGSKLFNKKKKKKTNNYKFKNIYKHNKKKFEKKYFNSLGSGIIIDSKNGYVVTNSHVVKDTYNIEVKLNDGRIFKAEIIGIDDSSDIALIKLKKANNLVSIKFFDSDKVRVGDYTIAIGNPYGLENTVTYGIVSAIGRSGLNIENYENFIQTDASINRGSSGGALINLNGQLIGLNTAILSPKGGNIGIGFSIPSNMVKNLINQIKKYGKVQKRELGIIGIEINEEISNSMNLNVNKGIFVSQVVSDSIAEKTGIISGDVIISMNKKLIKSFLSFKADVYSNPIDKEIELEIIQNGKMKKIFIKKEDFKLFNMNNKNIYKKIPGLLISIVNKNGNNFVKVKYVKFNSYAYKAGFRKNDIIININNNNIYNFSTLDNFVSKKNFLSVFCIKRGNNNIYLFMQS